A genomic stretch from Dama dama isolate Ldn47 chromosome 10, ASM3311817v1, whole genome shotgun sequence includes:
- the ATXN2L gene encoding ataxin-2-like protein isoform X8, with amino-acid sequence MLCLMTRPFSSLGGQSTGKGPPQSPVFEGVYNNSRMLHFLTAVVGSTCDVKVKNGTTYEGIFKTLSSKFELAVDAVHRKVSEPAGGPRREDIVDTMVFKPSDVMLVHFRNVDFNYATKDKFTDSAIAMNSKVNGEHKEKVLQRWEGGDSNSDDYDLESDMSNGWDPNEMFKFNEENYGVKTTYDSSLSSYTVPLEKDNSEEFRQRELRAAQLAREIESSPQYRLRIAMENDDGRTEEEKHSAVQRQGSGRESPSLAAREGKYIPLPQRVREGPRGGVRCSSSRGGRPGLSSLPPRGPHHLDNSSPGPGSEARGINGGPSRMSPKAQRPLRGAKSLSSPSSRPSGEASVPPPPAVGRMYPPRSPKSAAPAPISASCPEPPIGSAVLTSSASIPVTSAVGDPGVGSVSPASPKISLAPTDVKELPAKEPGRTLESQELSRIAGKVPGLQNEQKRSQLEELRKFGAQFKLQPSSSPETSLDPFPPRILKEEAKGKEKEVDGLLASEPLGSPVSSKAESVSDKEDKPPLPPAGGAEGPEQPPPPCPSQTGSPPVGLIKGDDKDEGPVAEQVKKSTLNPNAKEFNPTKPLLSVNKSTSTPTSPGPRTHSTPSIPVLTAGQSGLYSPQYISYIPQIHMGPAVQAPQMYPYPVSNSVPGQQGKYRGAKGSLPPQRSDQHQPASAPPMMQAAAAAAGPPLVAATPYSSYIPYNPQQFPGQPAMMQPMAHYPSQPVFAPMLQSNPRMLTSGSHPQAIVSSSTPQYPSAEQPTPQALYATVHQSYPHHATQLHAHQPQPATTPTGSQPPSQHAAPSPVQHQAGQAPHLGSGQPQQNLYHPGALTGTPPSLPPGPSAQSPQSSFPQPAAVYAIHAHQQLPHGFTNMAHVTQAHVQTGITAAPPPHPGAPHPPQVMLLHPPQSHGGPPQGAVPQSGVPALSASTPSPYPYIGHPQGEQPGQAPGFPGGADDRIREFSLAGGIWHGRADGLQVGQDARVLGGE; translated from the exons ATGCTGTGTCTTATGACCCGGCCATTCTCCAGCCTCGG GGGACAAAGCACAGGAAAGGGACCTCCACAGTCACCG GTGTTTGAGGGTGTCTACAACAATTCCAGAATGCTGCATTTCCTTACCGCTGTTGTG GGTTCCACTTGTGATGTAAAGGTGAAGAATGGTACCACCTATGAAGGTATCTTCAAGACGCTGAGCTCAAAG TTTGAACTAGCAGTGGACGCTGTGCACCGGAAGGTATCGGAGCCAGCAGGTGGCCCTCGTCGGGAAGACATAGTGGACACCATGGTGTTTAAGCCGAGTGATGTCATGCTTGTCCACTTCCGAAATGTCGACTTCAATTATGCTACTAAAG ATAAGTTCACTGACTCAGCCATTGCCATGAACTCGAAGGTGAATGGGGAACACAAAGAGAAGGTGCTTCAGCGCTGGGAGGGGGGCGACAGCAACAGTGATGACTACGACCTGGAATCTGACATG tCTAATGGATGGGACCCCAACGAAATGTTCAAGTTCAATGAGGAGAACTATGGTGTAAAGACCACCTATGACAGCAGTCTCTCTTCTTACAC GGTGCCCTTAGAGAAGGACAATTCAGAAGAATTCCGTCAGCGGGAGCTTCGTGCTGCCCAGTTGGCCCGAGAGATTGAATCGAGCCCCCAGTACCGCCTGCGGATCGCCATGGAGAATGATGACGGGCGCACAGAGGAGGAGAAGCACAGTGCGGTTCAGCGACAGGGCTCAGGGCGTGAGAGCCCCAGCTTGGCAGCCAG GGAGGGGAAGTATATCCCTCTACCCCAGCGAGTTCGGGAAGGTCCCCGGGGAGGCGTTCGCTGCAGTAGTTCTCGGGGCGGCCGGCCTGGCCTTAGCTCTTTGCCGCCTCGTGGCCCTCACCATCTTGACAATAGCAGCCCTGGCCCAGGTTCTGAGGCACGCGGTATCAATGGAG gccctTCCCGCATGTCCCCTAAGGCCCAGCGACCTCTGAGAGGTGCCAAGAGTCTGTCTTCCCCCAGCAGCAGGCCTTCTGGAGAAGCTTCTGTTCCACCTCCTCCTGCAG TGGGCCGGATGTACCCGCCACGCTCTCCCAAATCAGCTGCCCCCGCCCCAATCTCAGCTTCCTGTCCTGAGCCTCCCATTGGCTCAGCAGTACTGACCTCTTCAGCTTCCATCCCAGTGACGTCAGCAGTTGGGGATCCTGGAGTGGGCTCCGTTTCCCCAGCTTCTCCAAAGATCTCACTGGCCCCCACAGATG TAAAAGAACTTCCTGCCAAGGAACCTGGAAGGACGCTGGAGTCCCAGGAGTTGTCCCGGATTGCAGGGAAAG TCCCTGGCCTTCAGAACGAACAGAAGCGTTCTCAGCTGGAAGAACTGAGAAAGTTTGGGGCCCAGTTTAAG CTTCAGCCCAGTAGCTCCCCTGAGACCAGCTTGGATCCTTTTCCTCCACGGATCCTGAAAGAGGAGGccaaagggaaggagaaggaggtggatgGTCTTTTGGCTTCAGAGCCCCTGGGGTCTCCTGTTTCCTCGAAGGCCGAATCAGTATCAGACAAGGAGGACAAACCGCCCTTGCCACCAGCAGGGGGTGCCGAGGGGCCGGAGCAGCCTCCCCCACCTTGCCCAAGCCAAACTGGCAGCCCCCCAGTGGGCCTCATCAAGGGAGATGACAAGGATGAGGGCCCAGTTGCTGA ACAAGTGAAGAAGTCGACATTGAACCCCAATGCCAAGGAGTTCAATCCCACTAAGCCCCTGCTCTCTGTG AATAAATCCACCAGTACTCCGACTTCTCCTGGGCCCCGGACTCATTCAACTCCCTCCATCCCGGTGCTGACAGCAGGCCAGAGTGGGCTCTATAGCCCCCAGTACATTTCCTACATACCTCAGATCCACATGGGACCAGCTGTTCAG GCACCTCAGATGTATCCATAccctgtgtccaactctgtgcctgGACAGCAGGGCAAGTACCGGGGCGCCAAAG GCTCCCTGCCCCCCCAGCGCTCGGACCAACACCAGCCAGCCTCCGCCCCTCCCATGATGCAGgccgctgctgccgccgctgGTCCACCTCTGGTGGCCGCCACCCCTTACTCTTCCTACATCCCCTACAACCCACAGCAGTTCCCAGGCCAGCCCGCCATGATGCAGCCCATGGCCCACTACCCCTCGCAG ccGGTGTTTGCCCCCATGCTTCAAAGCAACCCACGCATGCTGACGTCGGGGAGCCATCCCCAGGCCATCGTGTCATCCTCCACCCCTCAGTACCCTTCTGCAGAGCAGCCCACCCCCCAGGCCCTTTATG CCACCGTTCACCAGTCCTATCCACACCATGCCACGCAGCTCCATGCCCACCAGCCGCAGCCGGCCACCACGCCTACTGGGAGCCAGCCGCCGTCCCAGCATGCGGCCCCCAGTCCTGTCCAG CACCAGGCGGGGCAGGCCCCACACCTGGGCAGTGGACAGCCGCAGCAGAACCTGTACCACCCAGGGGCCCTGACAGGCACGCCGCCTTCTCTGCCACCGGGACCTTCTGCCCAGTCCCCTCAGAGCAGCTTCCCCCAACCAGCCGCTGTATATGCCATCCATGCCCACCAGCAGCTGCCCCACGGCTTCACCAACATGGCCCATGTTACCCAG GCCCATGTCCAAACTGGAATCACAGCAGCCCCGCCCCCTCACCCTGGGGCTCCCCACCCgccccaggtgatgctgctgcacCCACCCCAGAGCCATGGGGGCCCCCCCCAAGGCGCGGTGCCCCAGAGTGGGGTGCCTGCACTCTCAGCTTCCACACCCTCACCCTACCCCTACATCGGACACCCCCAAGGTGAGCAGCCTGGCCAGGCGCCTGGATTTCCAGGAGGAGCCGATGACAGGATTCGTGAGTTCTCGTTAGCTGGGGGTATTTGGCATGGAAGAGCTGATGGGCTGCAGGTGGGGCAGGATGCACGGGTTCTGGGCGGGGAGTGA
- the ATXN2L gene encoding ataxin-2-like protein isoform X11, protein MLKPQPPQQTSQPQQPPPTQQAVARRPPGGTSPPNGGLPGPLASTSAPPGPPAAASPCLGPAAAAGSGLRRGAEGILAPQPPPPQQQHQERQGAAAIGSARGQSTGKGPPQSPVFEGVYNNSRMLHFLTAVVGSTCDVKVKNGTTYEGIFKTLSSKFELAVDAVHRKVSEPAGGPRREDIVDTMVFKPSDVMLVHFRNVDFNYATKDKFTDSAIAMNSKVNGEHKEKRRTIQKNSVSGSFVLPSWPERLNRAPSTACGSPWRMMTGAQRRRSTVRFSDRAQGVRAPAWQPGRGSISLYPSEFGKVPGEAFAAVVLGAAGLALALCRLVALTILTIAALAQVLRHAVSMEAQRPLRGAKSLSSPSSRPSGEASVPPPPAVGRMYPPRSPKSAAPAPISASCPEPPIGSAVLTSSASIPVTSAVGDPGVGSVSPASPKISLAPTDVKELPAKEPGRTLESQELSRIAGKVPGLQNEQKRSQLEELRKFGAQFKLQPSSSPETSLDPFPPRILKEEAKGKEKEVDGLLASEPLGSPVSSKAESVSDKEDKPPLPPAGGAEGPEQPPPPCPSQTGSPPVGLIKGDDKDEGPVAEQVKKSTLNPNAKEFNPTKPLLSVNKSTSTPTSPGPRTHSTPSIPVLTAGQSGLYSPQYISYIPQIHMGPAVQAPQMYPYPVSNSVPGQQGKYRGAKGSLPPQRSDQHQPASAPPMMQAAAAAAGPPLVAATPYSSYIPYNPQQFPGQPAMMQPMAHYPSQPVFAPMLQSNPRMLTSGSHPQAIVSSSTPQYPSAEQPTPQALYATVHQSYPHHATQLHAHQPQPATTPTGSQPPSQHAAPSPVQHQAGQAPHLGSGQPQQNLYHPGALTGTPPSLPPGPSAQSPQSSFPQPAAVYAIHAHQQLPHGFTNMAHVTQAHVQTGITAAPPPHPGAPHPPQVMLLHPPQSHGGPPQGAVPQSGVPALSASTPSPYPYIGHPQGEQPGQAPGFPGGADDRIREFSLAGGIWHGRADGLQVGQDARVLGGE, encoded by the exons ATGTTGAAGCCTCAGCCGCCACAACAGACCTCCCAGCCCCAGCAGCCGCCCCCCACGCAACAGGCCGTGGCCCGTCGGCCTCCCGGGGGCACCAGCCCGCCCAACGGCGGTCTCCCGGGGCCCCTGGCCTCCACCTCGGCTCCCCCAGGACCTCCTGCGGCCGCCTCCCCCTGCCTAGGGCCTGCAGCCGCTGCCGGGAGCGGGCTCCGTCGGGGAGCGGAGGGCATCTTGGCACCTCAACCGCCGCCACCACAGCAGCAACATCAGGAGAGACAAGGGGCAGCGGCCATCGGCAGCGCCAG GGGACAAAGCACAGGAAAGGGACCTCCACAGTCACCG GTGTTTGAGGGTGTCTACAACAATTCCAGAATGCTGCATTTCCTTACCGCTGTTGTG GGTTCCACTTGTGATGTAAAGGTGAAGAATGGTACCACCTATGAAGGTATCTTCAAGACGCTGAGCTCAAAG TTTGAACTAGCAGTGGACGCTGTGCACCGGAAGGTATCGGAGCCAGCAGGTGGCCCTCGTCGGGAAGACATAGTGGACACCATGGTGTTTAAGCCGAGTGATGTCATGCTTGTCCACTTCCGAAATGTCGACTTCAATTATGCTACTAAAG ATAAGTTCACTGACTCAGCCATTGCCATGAACTCGAAGGTGAATGGGGAACACAAAGAGAAG AGAAGGACAATTCAGAAGAATTCCGTCAGCGGGAGCTTCGTGCTGCCCAGTTGGCCCGAGAGATTGAATCGAGCCCCCAGTACCGCCTGCGGATCGCCATGGAGAATGATGACGGGCGCACAGAGGAGGAGAAGCACAGTGCGGTTCAGCGACAGGGCTCAGGGCGTGAGAGCCCCAGCTTGGCAGCCAG GGAGGGGAAGTATATCCCTCTACCCCAGCGAGTTCGGGAAGGTCCCCGGGGAGGCGTTCGCTGCAGTAGTTCTCGGGGCGGCCGGCCTGGCCTTAGCTCTTTGCCGCCTCGTGGCCCTCACCATCTTGACAATAGCAGCCCTGGCCCAGGTTCTGAGGCACGCGGTATCAATGGAG GCCCAGCGACCTCTGAGAGGTGCCAAGAGTCTGTCTTCCCCCAGCAGCAGGCCTTCTGGAGAAGCTTCTGTTCCACCTCCTCCTGCAG TGGGCCGGATGTACCCGCCACGCTCTCCCAAATCAGCTGCCCCCGCCCCAATCTCAGCTTCCTGTCCTGAGCCTCCCATTGGCTCAGCAGTACTGACCTCTTCAGCTTCCATCCCAGTGACGTCAGCAGTTGGGGATCCTGGAGTGGGCTCCGTTTCCCCAGCTTCTCCAAAGATCTCACTGGCCCCCACAGATG TAAAAGAACTTCCTGCCAAGGAACCTGGAAGGACGCTGGAGTCCCAGGAGTTGTCCCGGATTGCAGGGAAAG TCCCTGGCCTTCAGAACGAACAGAAGCGTTCTCAGCTGGAAGAACTGAGAAAGTTTGGGGCCCAGTTTAAG CTTCAGCCCAGTAGCTCCCCTGAGACCAGCTTGGATCCTTTTCCTCCACGGATCCTGAAAGAGGAGGccaaagggaaggagaaggaggtggatgGTCTTTTGGCTTCAGAGCCCCTGGGGTCTCCTGTTTCCTCGAAGGCCGAATCAGTATCAGACAAGGAGGACAAACCGCCCTTGCCACCAGCAGGGGGTGCCGAGGGGCCGGAGCAGCCTCCCCCACCTTGCCCAAGCCAAACTGGCAGCCCCCCAGTGGGCCTCATCAAGGGAGATGACAAGGATGAGGGCCCAGTTGCTGA ACAAGTGAAGAAGTCGACATTGAACCCCAATGCCAAGGAGTTCAATCCCACTAAGCCCCTGCTCTCTGTG AATAAATCCACCAGTACTCCGACTTCTCCTGGGCCCCGGACTCATTCAACTCCCTCCATCCCGGTGCTGACAGCAGGCCAGAGTGGGCTCTATAGCCCCCAGTACATTTCCTACATACCTCAGATCCACATGGGACCAGCTGTTCAG GCACCTCAGATGTATCCATAccctgtgtccaactctgtgcctgGACAGCAGGGCAAGTACCGGGGCGCCAAAG GCTCCCTGCCCCCCCAGCGCTCGGACCAACACCAGCCAGCCTCCGCCCCTCCCATGATGCAGgccgctgctgccgccgctgGTCCACCTCTGGTGGCCGCCACCCCTTACTCTTCCTACATCCCCTACAACCCACAGCAGTTCCCAGGCCAGCCCGCCATGATGCAGCCCATGGCCCACTACCCCTCGCAG ccGGTGTTTGCCCCCATGCTTCAAAGCAACCCACGCATGCTGACGTCGGGGAGCCATCCCCAGGCCATCGTGTCATCCTCCACCCCTCAGTACCCTTCTGCAGAGCAGCCCACCCCCCAGGCCCTTTATG CCACCGTTCACCAGTCCTATCCACACCATGCCACGCAGCTCCATGCCCACCAGCCGCAGCCGGCCACCACGCCTACTGGGAGCCAGCCGCCGTCCCAGCATGCGGCCCCCAGTCCTGTCCAG CACCAGGCGGGGCAGGCCCCACACCTGGGCAGTGGACAGCCGCAGCAGAACCTGTACCACCCAGGGGCCCTGACAGGCACGCCGCCTTCTCTGCCACCGGGACCTTCTGCCCAGTCCCCTCAGAGCAGCTTCCCCCAACCAGCCGCTGTATATGCCATCCATGCCCACCAGCAGCTGCCCCACGGCTTCACCAACATGGCCCATGTTACCCAG GCCCATGTCCAAACTGGAATCACAGCAGCCCCGCCCCCTCACCCTGGGGCTCCCCACCCgccccaggtgatgctgctgcacCCACCCCAGAGCCATGGGGGCCCCCCCCAAGGCGCGGTGCCCCAGAGTGGGGTGCCTGCACTCTCAGCTTCCACACCCTCACCCTACCCCTACATCGGACACCCCCAAGGTGAGCAGCCTGGCCAGGCGCCTGGATTTCCAGGAGGAGCCGATGACAGGATTCGTGAGTTCTCGTTAGCTGGGGGTATTTGGCATGGAAGAGCTGATGGGCTGCAGGTGGGGCAGGATGCACGGGTTCTGGGCGGGGAGTGA
- the ATXN2L gene encoding ataxin-2-like protein isoform X1, producing the protein MLKPQPPQQTSQPQQPPPTQQAVARRPPGGTSPPNGGLPGPLASTSAPPGPPAAASPCLGPAAAAGSGLRRGAEGILAPQPPPPQQQHQERQGAAAIGSARGQSTGKGPPQSPVFEGVYNNSRMLHFLTAVVGSTCDVKVKNGTTYEGIFKTLSSKFELAVDAVHRKVSEPAGGPRREDIVDTMVFKPSDVMLVHFRNVDFNYATKDKFTDSAIAMNSKVNGEHKEKVLQRWEGGDSNSDDYDLESDMSNGWDPNEMFKFNEENYGVKTTYDSSLSSYTVPLEKDNSEEFRQRELRAAQLAREIESSPQYRLRIAMENDDGRTEEEKHSAVQRQGSGRESPSLAAREGKYIPLPQRVREGPRGGVRCSSSRGGRPGLSSLPPRGPHHLDNSSPGPGSEARGINGGPSRMSPKAQRPLRGAKSLSSPSSRPSGEASVPPPPAVGRMYPPRSPKSAAPAPISASCPEPPIGSAVLTSSASIPVTSAVGDPGVGSVSPASPKISLAPTDVKELPAKEPGRTLESQELSRIAGKVPGLQNEQKRSQLEELRKFGAQFKLQPSSSPETSLDPFPPRILKEEAKGKEKEVDGLLASEPLGSPVSSKAESVSDKEDKPPLPPAGGAEGPEQPPPPCPSQTGSPPVGLIKGDDKDEGPVAEQVKKSTLNPNAKEFNPTKPLLSVNKSTSTPTSPGPRTHSTPSIPVLTAGQSGLYSPQYISYIPQIHMGPAVQAPQMYPYPVSNSVPGQQGKYRGAKGSLPPQRSDQHQPASAPPMMQAAAAAAGPPLVAATPYSSYIPYNPQQFPGQPAMMQPMAHYPSQPVFAPMLQSNPRMLTSGSHPQAIVSSSTPQYPSAEQPTPQALYATVHQSYPHHATQLHAHQPQPATTPTGSQPPSQHAAPSPVQHQAGQAPHLGSGQPQQNLYHPGALTGTPPSLPPGPSAQSPQSSFPQPAAVYAIHAHQQLPHGFTNMAHVTQAHVQTGITAAPPPHPGAPHPPQVMLLHPPQSHGGPPQGAVPQSGVPALSASTPSPYPYIGHPQGEQPGQAPGFPGGADDRIREFSLAGGIWHGRADGLQVGQDARVLGGE; encoded by the exons ATGTTGAAGCCTCAGCCGCCACAACAGACCTCCCAGCCCCAGCAGCCGCCCCCCACGCAACAGGCCGTGGCCCGTCGGCCTCCCGGGGGCACCAGCCCGCCCAACGGCGGTCTCCCGGGGCCCCTGGCCTCCACCTCGGCTCCCCCAGGACCTCCTGCGGCCGCCTCCCCCTGCCTAGGGCCTGCAGCCGCTGCCGGGAGCGGGCTCCGTCGGGGAGCGGAGGGCATCTTGGCACCTCAACCGCCGCCACCACAGCAGCAACATCAGGAGAGACAAGGGGCAGCGGCCATCGGCAGCGCCAG GGGACAAAGCACAGGAAAGGGACCTCCACAGTCACCG GTGTTTGAGGGTGTCTACAACAATTCCAGAATGCTGCATTTCCTTACCGCTGTTGTG GGTTCCACTTGTGATGTAAAGGTGAAGAATGGTACCACCTATGAAGGTATCTTCAAGACGCTGAGCTCAAAG TTTGAACTAGCAGTGGACGCTGTGCACCGGAAGGTATCGGAGCCAGCAGGTGGCCCTCGTCGGGAAGACATAGTGGACACCATGGTGTTTAAGCCGAGTGATGTCATGCTTGTCCACTTCCGAAATGTCGACTTCAATTATGCTACTAAAG ATAAGTTCACTGACTCAGCCATTGCCATGAACTCGAAGGTGAATGGGGAACACAAAGAGAAGGTGCTTCAGCGCTGGGAGGGGGGCGACAGCAACAGTGATGACTACGACCTGGAATCTGACATG tCTAATGGATGGGACCCCAACGAAATGTTCAAGTTCAATGAGGAGAACTATGGTGTAAAGACCACCTATGACAGCAGTCTCTCTTCTTACAC GGTGCCCTTAGAGAAGGACAATTCAGAAGAATTCCGTCAGCGGGAGCTTCGTGCTGCCCAGTTGGCCCGAGAGATTGAATCGAGCCCCCAGTACCGCCTGCGGATCGCCATGGAGAATGATGACGGGCGCACAGAGGAGGAGAAGCACAGTGCGGTTCAGCGACAGGGCTCAGGGCGTGAGAGCCCCAGCTTGGCAGCCAG GGAGGGGAAGTATATCCCTCTACCCCAGCGAGTTCGGGAAGGTCCCCGGGGAGGCGTTCGCTGCAGTAGTTCTCGGGGCGGCCGGCCTGGCCTTAGCTCTTTGCCGCCTCGTGGCCCTCACCATCTTGACAATAGCAGCCCTGGCCCAGGTTCTGAGGCACGCGGTATCAATGGAG gccctTCCCGCATGTCCCCTAAGGCCCAGCGACCTCTGAGAGGTGCCAAGAGTCTGTCTTCCCCCAGCAGCAGGCCTTCTGGAGAAGCTTCTGTTCCACCTCCTCCTGCAG TGGGCCGGATGTACCCGCCACGCTCTCCCAAATCAGCTGCCCCCGCCCCAATCTCAGCTTCCTGTCCTGAGCCTCCCATTGGCTCAGCAGTACTGACCTCTTCAGCTTCCATCCCAGTGACGTCAGCAGTTGGGGATCCTGGAGTGGGCTCCGTTTCCCCAGCTTCTCCAAAGATCTCACTGGCCCCCACAGATG TAAAAGAACTTCCTGCCAAGGAACCTGGAAGGACGCTGGAGTCCCAGGAGTTGTCCCGGATTGCAGGGAAAG TCCCTGGCCTTCAGAACGAACAGAAGCGTTCTCAGCTGGAAGAACTGAGAAAGTTTGGGGCCCAGTTTAAG CTTCAGCCCAGTAGCTCCCCTGAGACCAGCTTGGATCCTTTTCCTCCACGGATCCTGAAAGAGGAGGccaaagggaaggagaaggaggtggatgGTCTTTTGGCTTCAGAGCCCCTGGGGTCTCCTGTTTCCTCGAAGGCCGAATCAGTATCAGACAAGGAGGACAAACCGCCCTTGCCACCAGCAGGGGGTGCCGAGGGGCCGGAGCAGCCTCCCCCACCTTGCCCAAGCCAAACTGGCAGCCCCCCAGTGGGCCTCATCAAGGGAGATGACAAGGATGAGGGCCCAGTTGCTGA ACAAGTGAAGAAGTCGACATTGAACCCCAATGCCAAGGAGTTCAATCCCACTAAGCCCCTGCTCTCTGTG AATAAATCCACCAGTACTCCGACTTCTCCTGGGCCCCGGACTCATTCAACTCCCTCCATCCCGGTGCTGACAGCAGGCCAGAGTGGGCTCTATAGCCCCCAGTACATTTCCTACATACCTCAGATCCACATGGGACCAGCTGTTCAG GCACCTCAGATGTATCCATAccctgtgtccaactctgtgcctgGACAGCAGGGCAAGTACCGGGGCGCCAAAG GCTCCCTGCCCCCCCAGCGCTCGGACCAACACCAGCCAGCCTCCGCCCCTCCCATGATGCAGgccgctgctgccgccgctgGTCCACCTCTGGTGGCCGCCACCCCTTACTCTTCCTACATCCCCTACAACCCACAGCAGTTCCCAGGCCAGCCCGCCATGATGCAGCCCATGGCCCACTACCCCTCGCAG ccGGTGTTTGCCCCCATGCTTCAAAGCAACCCACGCATGCTGACGTCGGGGAGCCATCCCCAGGCCATCGTGTCATCCTCCACCCCTCAGTACCCTTCTGCAGAGCAGCCCACCCCCCAGGCCCTTTATG CCACCGTTCACCAGTCCTATCCACACCATGCCACGCAGCTCCATGCCCACCAGCCGCAGCCGGCCACCACGCCTACTGGGAGCCAGCCGCCGTCCCAGCATGCGGCCCCCAGTCCTGTCCAG CACCAGGCGGGGCAGGCCCCACACCTGGGCAGTGGACAGCCGCAGCAGAACCTGTACCACCCAGGGGCCCTGACAGGCACGCCGCCTTCTCTGCCACCGGGACCTTCTGCCCAGTCCCCTCAGAGCAGCTTCCCCCAACCAGCCGCTGTATATGCCATCCATGCCCACCAGCAGCTGCCCCACGGCTTCACCAACATGGCCCATGTTACCCAG GCCCATGTCCAAACTGGAATCACAGCAGCCCCGCCCCCTCACCCTGGGGCTCCCCACCCgccccaggtgatgctgctgcacCCACCCCAGAGCCATGGGGGCCCCCCCCAAGGCGCGGTGCCCCAGAGTGGGGTGCCTGCACTCTCAGCTTCCACACCCTCACCCTACCCCTACATCGGACACCCCCAAGGTGAGCAGCCTGGCCAGGCGCCTGGATTTCCAGGAGGAGCCGATGACAGGATTCGTGAGTTCTCGTTAGCTGGGGGTATTTGGCATGGAAGAGCTGATGGGCTGCAGGTGGGGCAGGATGCACGGGTTCTGGGCGGGGAGTGA